One window from the genome of Pedococcus badiiscoriae encodes:
- a CDS encoding inorganic phosphate transporter — MDWLPLGIVIALAMGFNYTNGFHDAANAIATSVSTRALTPRIALLMAAVANMVGGITVYFFGKVAATIGKGIIDPPKGNEGLVICAAALIGATGWNLLTWWYGLPSSSSHALIGGLGGAALAAGATVKWTGILEKVVIPMVLSPVVGLILGFIVMTAILWLFRRAQPGKVTRGFRYAQTVSAAAMAFGHGFQDAAKTAGVVVLALTVGGHYSGDRVPLWVLILSAVVISLGTYAGGWRIMRTLGRRIIHLDPPQGFAAETTAATILYVAGMAFGAPISTTHTITSAIMGVGATKRLSAVRWGVAGNIVGAWVLTFPGAGLAAAGTCFLINLFV; from the coding sequence ATGGACTGGCTTCCGCTCGGAATCGTCATCGCCCTCGCGATGGGCTTCAACTACACGAACGGTTTTCACGACGCGGCGAACGCGATCGCGACCTCGGTCTCGACCCGCGCCCTCACCCCGAGGATCGCCCTGCTCATGGCGGCGGTGGCGAACATGGTCGGTGGCATCACCGTCTACTTCTTCGGCAAGGTCGCGGCGACGATCGGCAAGGGGATCATCGACCCGCCGAAGGGCAACGAGGGCCTGGTCATCTGTGCCGCCGCCCTGATCGGCGCGACTGGGTGGAACCTCCTGACGTGGTGGTACGGCCTCCCGTCGTCGTCGTCCCACGCCCTCATCGGCGGGCTGGGCGGCGCGGCCCTTGCAGCGGGTGCGACGGTGAAGTGGACCGGGATCCTCGAAAAGGTCGTCATCCCGATGGTCCTGTCTCCGGTGGTGGGACTCATCCTCGGCTTCATCGTAATGACCGCGATCCTGTGGCTGTTCCGTCGTGCCCAGCCGGGCAAGGTCACCCGCGGCTTCCGCTATGCCCAGACGGTCTCGGCCGCCGCGATGGCGTTCGGTCACGGGTTCCAGGACGCGGCGAAGACGGCCGGCGTCGTGGTGCTCGCCCTGACGGTCGGCGGCCACTACAGCGGAGATCGCGTGCCGCTGTGGGTGCTCATCCTGAGCGCGGTGGTCATCTCCCTCGGCACGTATGCCGGCGGGTGGCGGATCATGCGCACCCTCGGCCGCCGGATCATCCACCTCGACCCGCCGCAGGGCTTCGCCGCGGAGACCACGGCAGCCACGATCCTGTACGTCGCGGGAATGGCGTTCGGCGCCCCGATCTCGACGACCCACACGATCACCTCGGCGATCATGGGAGTGGGTGCCACCAAGCGCCTGTCGGCCGTGCGCTGGGGCGTCGCGGGCAACATCGTCGGCGCCTGGGTGCTGACCTTCCCCGGCGCAGGCCTCGCCGCCGCCGGCACCTGCTTCCTGATCAACCTCTTCGTCTGA
- a CDS encoding ATP-binding protein, which yields MTSRRGWTLLAGAGALAMFTAPILGWRAGHLVEASRGLPQTSAFLVTGGLAVRTRPEHRGAQRLLLVGLVMAAGFASGSAYSAYLQDRSTVPTWGWAAVLALQGLELAQGAALLALLAVFPDGRYHRGYERGIVLAGLAFIAAVLVAERLGSVQVTYPGNFVWGQQVSAPNQGAQLGLLPLGAVGRAGYQVGFLLLLACGVAMLGLRFRHFEALERRQTAWPLLGVLFTVVWGLLLGTVSDSTSTLPGAVLYLLYAPAALAVPVSILIGMLRHRLLDIDVVIRRSVVYSVLWLLISLAYVAVTLSFGVAVGGRVPLALAVALTIAATLGVAPARRRLERLADRLVFGRRVSGYELIAQLGARLESTPNAEDLANSLAADVRAGLRARWVRVVLDADGRPVIGSAGDPPPEAAPTLSVPLATESLAVGAIECGPRREGRYSEADLHLLESLGRQAALAVHNSWLTVQLADRLAELTASRARIVQAEDASRRRLERDIHDGVQQELVAVLARLGLARNQLRRDPHLAELSLAEVTSDAQRALVSLQDLARGIHPPLLTDRGVVEAVRARAAHLTLRVEVRESGLNGSTRLAPDVEGAAYFVVIEALGNVLKHAHATRAWVDFSHDCGALRVQVRDNGSGFDVDAAPRHGLMGLRDRVEALGGTMTVTSAHRAGTTVTASIPAGEPSHV from the coding sequence ATGACCTCGCGTCGCGGCTGGACGCTGCTGGCGGGGGCTGGGGCCCTCGCCATGTTCACCGCGCCCATCCTCGGGTGGCGCGCTGGTCACCTGGTGGAGGCGAGCCGGGGCCTGCCTCAGACCTCGGCATTCCTGGTCACCGGCGGTCTCGCCGTCCGCACTCGGCCCGAGCACCGCGGCGCGCAGCGGCTGCTGCTGGTGGGCCTGGTCATGGCCGCCGGTTTCGCCTCGGGTTCGGCCTACTCGGCATACCTGCAAGATCGTTCCACCGTGCCGACCTGGGGCTGGGCTGCTGTCCTGGCCCTGCAGGGGCTCGAGCTCGCTCAGGGTGCCGCGCTGCTGGCGTTGCTTGCCGTCTTCCCCGACGGTCGCTACCACCGGGGCTACGAGCGCGGCATCGTCCTCGCCGGACTCGCGTTCATTGCCGCCGTCCTGGTCGCCGAGCGCCTGGGCTCAGTCCAGGTCACCTACCCGGGCAACTTTGTCTGGGGCCAGCAGGTCAGTGCTCCCAACCAAGGCGCTCAGCTCGGGCTGTTGCCTCTCGGAGCGGTGGGTAGGGCCGGTTACCAGGTCGGGTTCCTGCTGCTGCTCGCCTGTGGAGTCGCCATGCTCGGCCTGCGGTTCCGACACTTCGAGGCGCTCGAGCGCCGGCAGACGGCCTGGCCGCTGTTGGGGGTCCTCTTCACGGTCGTCTGGGGGCTGCTGCTGGGCACCGTGAGCGACTCCACCTCCACGTTGCCGGGCGCTGTGCTGTACCTGCTGTACGCCCCCGCCGCGCTCGCCGTCCCCGTCTCGATCCTCATCGGCATGCTCCGGCACCGCCTCCTGGACATTGACGTCGTCATCAGACGCTCCGTCGTCTATTCGGTGTTGTGGCTGCTGATCTCACTCGCCTATGTCGCGGTCACCTTGAGCTTCGGCGTTGCCGTCGGCGGCCGCGTCCCGCTGGCACTGGCCGTCGCCCTGACCATCGCCGCGACCCTTGGGGTGGCCCCGGCGCGCCGCCGGTTGGAGCGGCTGGCCGACCGGCTGGTCTTCGGCCGCCGGGTGTCCGGCTACGAGCTCATCGCCCAGCTCGGGGCCCGCTTGGAGTCCACCCCCAACGCAGAGGACCTCGCCAACAGCCTCGCCGCCGACGTCCGAGCGGGGCTTCGCGCCCGATGGGTCAGGGTCGTCCTCGACGCAGACGGCCGACCCGTCATCGGCTCGGCCGGTGACCCGCCCCCAGAGGCCGCACCGACCCTCAGCGTGCCGCTGGCAACCGAGTCGCTGGCTGTCGGCGCCATCGAGTGCGGCCCACGGCGTGAGGGCCGGTACTCCGAGGCGGATCTGCACCTCTTGGAGAGCCTCGGCCGCCAGGCCGCCCTCGCGGTCCACAACTCCTGGCTGACAGTGCAGCTCGCGGACCGGCTCGCGGAGCTCACCGCTTCCCGTGCTCGCATCGTGCAGGCAGAGGATGCGAGTCGGCGCCGCCTGGAGCGCGACATCCACGACGGGGTCCAGCAGGAGCTCGTCGCGGTCCTGGCACGGCTCGGGCTGGCGCGGAACCAGCTCCGCCGTGACCCCCACCTGGCCGAGCTGAGTCTGGCCGAAGTCACCAGTGACGCCCAACGAGCACTGGTGTCCTTGCAGGACCTCGCCCGCGGTATCCACCCACCGCTGCTGACCGACCGGGGCGTCGTCGAAGCCGTCCGCGCCCGTGCCGCCCACCTCACGCTGCGCGTCGAGGTCAGGGAATCCGGGCTGAACGGTTCCACACGTCTTGCCCCCGACGTCGAAGGGGCCGCGTACTTCGTCGTCATCGAGGCCCTGGGCAACGTGCTCAAGCACGCGCACGCGACCCGCGCCTGGGTCGACTTCTCCCACGACTGCGGGGCCTTGCGGGTCCAAGTGCGCGACAACGGGTCGGGCTTCGATGTGGATGCTGCACCAAGGCATGGCCTGATGGGGCTCCGGGACAGGGTCGAGGCACTGGGCGGCACGATGACCGTGACCAGCGCGCACCGTGCCGGCACGACCGTGACCGCGTCCATCCCCGCCGGTGAGCCCAGCCATGTCTGA
- the pstB gene encoding phosphate ABC transporter ATP-binding protein PstB, whose protein sequence is MAKRIDVSDLNVYYGAFKAVEGVTMTVEPRSVTAFIGPSGCGKSTFLRTLNRMHEVIPGGRVEGKVMLDDQDLYASGVDPVAVRRTVGMVFQRPNPFPTMSIYDNVAAGLRLNGVRGKATLDGIVEKSLQGANLWTEVKDRLGKPGAGLSGGQQQRLCIARAIAVEPQVLLMDEPCSALDPISTLAIEDLISELKSKYTIVIVTHNMQQAARVSDQTAFFNLAATGKPGKLVEVADTQKIFNNPGVKATEDYISGRFG, encoded by the coding sequence ATGGCCAAGCGAATCGACGTCAGTGACCTGAACGTCTACTACGGCGCGTTCAAGGCCGTCGAAGGCGTCACGATGACGGTGGAGCCCCGCTCGGTGACCGCGTTCATCGGGCCTTCCGGCTGCGGGAAGTCGACGTTCCTGCGCACCCTCAACCGGATGCACGAGGTGATCCCCGGCGGCCGCGTCGAGGGCAAGGTCATGCTCGACGACCAGGACCTGTATGCGTCGGGTGTCGACCCGGTCGCGGTGCGGCGCACGGTCGGGATGGTGTTCCAGCGGCCGAACCCGTTCCCCACGATGTCCATCTACGACAACGTCGCGGCGGGGCTGCGGCTCAACGGGGTGCGCGGTAAGGCCACGCTCGACGGGATCGTCGAGAAGTCGCTGCAGGGAGCCAACCTGTGGACCGAGGTCAAGGACCGGCTGGGCAAGCCCGGTGCCGGCCTTTCCGGTGGCCAGCAGCAGCGACTGTGCATCGCCCGCGCGATCGCGGTCGAGCCCCAGGTGCTGCTCATGGACGAGCCCTGCTCGGCGCTCGACCCCATCTCGACGCTGGCCATCGAGGACCTGATCTCGGAGCTGAAGAGCAAGTACACGATCGTGATCGTGACGCACAACATGCAGCAGGCTGCGCGGGTCTCGGACCAGACCGCCTTCTTCAACCTCGCCGCGACCGGCAAGCCCGGCAAGCTGGTCGAGGTCGCCGACACCCAGAAGATCTTCAACAACCCCGGGGTGAAGGCGACCGAGGACTACATCAGCGGCCGCTTCGGCTGA
- a CDS encoding PP2C family protein-serine/threonine phosphatase, whose translation MSNFRPLDSGAPLDYRAVFDALPNPCALLSPDLKVLDVNAAYPVVVGRTRRELLGRDLIDVLPFDALESFDGAAQRIRESLQRALATGHPEVLPVQRHDVRTDAAPHAPAATRYWISTATPILNAGSAVALLHKIQDVTPVVLSVAADFGAPGASGAPGAPGEPMVDLEEHTDLFGLALELQTANEQLQEAQERERETSLTLQRSMLPASIPEQARGRVAARYLPARSSLSVGGDWYDVAALPDGRLAAAVGDVVGQGLHAAAVMGQLRSALSAVTIADVGPGNALRVLDRFARQTEQATATTAVKVVLDLDQHTVTYSSAGHLPPLLQHADGRIEALDQALGPPLATTAEADPRPQATVHFAPGARLVLYTDGLIERRTESLTDGIARLVDCLNAHPSLSPEALIDTIIAEVRDHHLAADDTAVLVIRL comes from the coding sequence ATGTCGAACTTTCGACCCCTGGACTCGGGCGCACCGCTCGACTACCGGGCAGTGTTCGACGCCCTGCCCAACCCGTGCGCACTGCTGAGCCCCGACCTCAAGGTGCTGGACGTGAACGCGGCCTACCCGGTCGTGGTCGGCCGCACCAGACGCGAGCTGCTGGGTCGCGACCTCATCGACGTGCTGCCGTTCGACGCCCTTGAGTCGTTCGACGGAGCAGCCCAGCGAATCCGGGAGTCCCTGCAGCGGGCCCTGGCGACCGGCCATCCCGAAGTGCTACCCGTCCAGCGGCACGACGTCCGGACCGACGCCGCACCCCATGCGCCGGCCGCGACGCGCTACTGGATCTCGACGGCCACGCCCATCCTGAACGCGGGCAGTGCTGTTGCGCTGCTGCACAAGATCCAGGACGTGACGCCGGTGGTGCTGTCCGTCGCCGCGGACTTCGGCGCTCCGGGCGCTTCCGGCGCTCCCGGCGCTCCCGGCGAACCGATGGTGGACCTGGAAGAACACACCGACCTGTTCGGGCTGGCGCTGGAGCTGCAGACCGCGAACGAGCAGCTCCAGGAAGCCCAGGAGCGCGAACGGGAGACCAGCCTGACGCTGCAACGCTCGATGCTCCCGGCCAGCATCCCGGAACAGGCCCGCGGTCGAGTGGCAGCCCGATACCTGCCAGCCCGCAGCTCTCTGAGCGTCGGCGGCGACTGGTACGACGTTGCCGCGCTACCGGACGGGCGCCTGGCCGCGGCCGTGGGCGACGTCGTCGGTCAAGGCCTTCACGCGGCCGCCGTGATGGGGCAGCTGCGCAGCGCGCTCAGTGCCGTCACCATCGCCGATGTCGGCCCCGGGAACGCCCTCAGAGTCCTGGACCGCTTCGCTCGGCAGACCGAGCAGGCCACGGCCACCACAGCGGTCAAGGTCGTCCTCGACCTCGACCAGCACACGGTGACCTACAGCAGCGCCGGCCACCTGCCGCCACTGCTCCAACACGCCGACGGCCGGATCGAGGCCCTCGACCAGGCGCTCGGCCCCCCGCTGGCCACCACCGCCGAAGCTGACCCGCGCCCACAGGCAACAGTCCACTTCGCCCCGGGCGCCAGGCTCGTCCTCTACACCGACGGCCTCATCGAGCGTCGCACCGAGTCGCTCACCGATGGCATCGCCCGCCTCGTGGACTGCCTCAACGCCCACCCGAGTCTGAGCCCCGAGGCGCTCATCGACACGATCATCGCCGAGGTCCGTGACCACCACCTCGCCGCCGACGACACCGCCGTCCTCGTCATCCGCCTCTAG
- the pstS gene encoding phosphate ABC transporter substrate-binding protein PstS, producing the protein MKIQRLGLVASVALVGSIALTACGSDNNAGGANASSGSSSSTTSSSCPKGGTLNGEGSSAQKNAIEEAISSFQSQCAGTTINYNPTGSGAGIKQFIAGQVDFAGSDSALKTVAKDGVVEADAAAKYCGSPAWNLPMVTGPIAISYNVKGVSKLVLTPEVAANIFTGKITKWNDPAIAKINSGVTLPGEPIKPFFRSDESGTTENFTKYLKAAAPTAWTTEPGKKWLGKGEGKEKSAGVAGAVKATEGGITYAEWSYAKDSNLGIAQIDNGAGPVELTGAAVGKAVSAAKATGQGNDLRLKLDYATKEAGAYPILLVTYEIVCSKAKDPAKADLIKAFLTHFASADTQKGLESIGYAPLPDEVRTKVAAAIAALS; encoded by the coding sequence GTGAAGATTCAGCGTCTTGGCCTGGTCGCCAGCGTCGCCTTGGTCGGCTCGATCGCGCTGACCGCGTGCGGATCCGACAACAACGCCGGCGGCGCCAACGCCTCGTCCGGCTCGAGCTCCAGCACCACCAGCTCGTCCTGCCCCAAGGGCGGCACCCTGAACGGCGAAGGCTCCTCGGCTCAGAAGAACGCCATCGAAGAGGCCATCTCGTCCTTCCAGTCCCAGTGCGCCGGCACCACGATCAACTACAACCCGACCGGTTCCGGTGCGGGTATCAAGCAGTTCATCGCGGGCCAGGTCGACTTCGCCGGCTCCGACTCGGCGCTGAAGACCGTGGCGAAGGACGGTGTCGTCGAGGCCGACGCAGCGGCCAAGTACTGCGGCTCGCCCGCCTGGAACCTGCCGATGGTCACCGGCCCGATCGCGATCTCCTACAACGTCAAGGGCGTCAGCAAGCTCGTCCTGACCCCCGAGGTCGCCGCCAACATCTTCACCGGCAAGATCACGAAGTGGAACGACCCGGCCATCGCCAAGATCAACTCCGGCGTGACCCTGCCGGGCGAGCCGATCAAGCCCTTCTTCCGCTCCGACGAGTCGGGCACCACGGAGAACTTCACCAAGTACCTCAAGGCCGCCGCCCCCACTGCCTGGACCACCGAGCCCGGCAAGAAGTGGCTCGGCAAGGGTGAGGGCAAGGAGAAGTCCGCCGGTGTCGCCGGTGCCGTCAAGGCCACCGAGGGTGGCATCACCTACGCCGAGTGGTCCTACGCCAAGGACAGCAACCTGGGCATCGCCCAGATCGACAACGGCGCCGGCCCGGTCGAGCTGACCGGTGCTGCCGTGGGCAAGGCCGTCTCCGCCGCCAAGGCCACCGGCCAGGGCAACGACCTGCGCCTCAAGCTCGACTACGCCACCAAGGAGGCCGGGGCCTACCCGATCCTGCTGGTGACCTACGAGATCGTCTGCTCCAAGGCCAAGGACCCGGCCAAGGCTGACCTCATCAAGGCCTTTCTGACGCACTTCGCCTCCGCCGACACCCAGAAGGGTCTCGAGTCGATCGGCTACGCGCCGCTCCCCGACGAGGTTCGCACGAAGGTTGCCGCGGCCATCGCCGCGCTGTCCTGA
- a CDS encoding low affinity iron permease family protein yields MAARPLVGSGVVAAVVAWVVFSTVFKFPSRLELVFQTLVSAVTLVMVFVIQHTQSREQAATQRKLDEILRALPGADKAMVTLEEAPDAELEAARLTHREVRGTHE; encoded by the coding sequence GTGGCGGCGCGTCCGCTGGTGGGTTCCGGCGTGGTGGCCGCGGTGGTGGCATGGGTCGTGTTCTCGACGGTGTTCAAGTTCCCGTCGAGGTTGGAGCTGGTGTTCCAGACGTTGGTGTCTGCGGTGACCTTGGTGATGGTGTTCGTCATCCAGCACACGCAGTCGCGGGAACAGGCGGCGACCCAGCGAAAGCTGGACGAGATCCTGCGGGCGCTGCCGGGGGCGGACAAGGCAATGGTGACGCTGGAGGAAGCCCCGGATGCGGAGCTGGAGGCCGCTCGGTTGACGCATCGCGAGGTGCGGGGGACGCATGAGTGA
- a CDS encoding peptidoglycan-binding protein yields the protein MSGTDLPPVSKDELAAEAGAALPDKEVMSLLDLNADLNLALDVAAPIDLGVAANANVAAPIAGAVGANVLSVGSTDAALAHQGVNIDQALSGSAVAHAPQHSDIQQTTPGTTPAPAPAPAPAPAPADTPASPLSGNLLDINVNAAADAKLAAPIDGAVAANANVAAPIDASVSANVGSVASQAASVADQTGSITQHLDGSAQAVADQTSAIKQ from the coding sequence ATGAGCGGTACCGATCTGCCCCCCGTGTCGAAGGACGAGCTGGCCGCCGAGGCCGGCGCGGCATTGCCTGACAAAGAGGTGATGTCCCTTCTCGACCTGAACGCTGACCTCAACCTTGCCCTGGATGTCGCGGCTCCCATCGACCTGGGCGTGGCTGCCAACGCCAACGTCGCCGCACCGATCGCGGGCGCAGTCGGGGCCAACGTCCTGTCCGTGGGCTCCACGGACGCAGCCCTGGCCCACCAGGGTGTGAACATCGACCAGGCCCTGTCGGGCTCGGCAGTCGCTCACGCCCCCCAGCACAGCGACATCCAGCAGACCACCCCCGGGACCACGCCGGCACCTGCCCCCGCCCCCGCACCGGCCCCCGCCCCGGCAGACACCCCGGCTTCGCCGCTCAGTGGCAACCTGCTCGACATCAACGTCAACGCTGCCGCCGACGCCAAGCTGGCCGCGCCGATCGACGGCGCCGTTGCTGCGAATGCCAACGTCGCAGCGCCCATCGACGCGTCCGTCTCGGCCAACGTCGGCTCGGTGGCCTCCCAGGCCGCCTCGGTCGCCGACCAGACGGGCTCGATCACCCAGCACCTGGACGGCAGTGCACAGGCCGTGGCCGACCAGACCTCAGCGATCAAGCAGTAG
- a CDS encoding DUF47 family protein, protein MGFRLTPQENSFYDLFAKSASYLVSGSRELTTLLGVPHDEREAVATRMREIEHAADEATHAIIRKVNSSFITPFDREDIHGLASTLDDCMDMMDAAVDLIVLYRIGDLPSGVSDQVEVLSRMSELTADAMPRLRSMKDLSGYWIEINRLENQADQIYRRLLAGLFNGDFGADTLTIMKLKEVVEELEAAADAFEKVAHKVESIAVKES, encoded by the coding sequence GTGGGCTTTCGCCTCACCCCCCAGGAGAACAGTTTTTACGATCTGTTCGCCAAGTCCGCTTCCTACCTCGTCAGCGGCTCGCGTGAGCTGACGACGTTGCTGGGAGTGCCCCACGACGAGCGAGAGGCCGTCGCGACCCGGATGCGGGAGATCGAGCACGCCGCCGACGAGGCGACCCACGCGATCATCCGCAAGGTGAACAGCTCGTTCATCACGCCGTTCGACCGTGAGGACATCCACGGCCTCGCCTCCACGCTCGACGACTGCATGGACATGATGGACGCCGCCGTCGACCTGATCGTGCTGTACCGGATCGGTGACCTCCCGTCGGGAGTGTCCGACCAGGTCGAGGTCCTCTCCCGGATGTCCGAGCTCACGGCCGACGCGATGCCACGACTGCGTTCGATGAAGGACCTCTCCGGCTACTGGATCGAGATCAACCGCCTCGAGAACCAGGCCGACCAGATCTACCGCCGCCTGCTCGCGGGTCTGTTCAATGGCGACTTCGGTGCCGACACCCTCACGATCATGAAGCTCAAGGAGGTCGTCGAGGAGCTCGAGGCCGCCGCTGACGCGTTCGAGAAGGTGGCTCACAAGGTCGAGAGCATCGCGGTCAAGGAGTCCTGA
- a CDS encoding response regulator transcription factor — MSERLRVIIAEDNYLVREGTRRLLEDSDQIQVVAAVSDAAELLQAVSTLRPDAVLTDIRMPPTHRTEGIEAARQIRRDFPQVGVVVLSQYSDAAYATELFRDGTDGLGYLLKVSIGALDEIVSSLRAVVSGRSVVDPAVVERLVEQQVRQSQSPLRGLTSRELDVLREMAEGRTNTAIAEGLHLSESAIEKYISTIFTKLNLGEERRVSRRVAAVLTYLRDPNGPHAAGGSTDTANG, encoded by the coding sequence ATGTCTGAGCGGCTGCGCGTCATCATCGCCGAAGACAACTACCTCGTGCGCGAAGGCACCAGGCGCCTGCTCGAAGACTCCGATCAGATCCAGGTCGTCGCCGCGGTGAGCGATGCCGCAGAGCTCCTCCAAGCCGTCAGCACGCTGCGGCCCGATGCCGTCCTCACGGACATCCGGATGCCGCCAACCCACCGGACCGAGGGCATCGAGGCGGCTCGACAGATCCGGAGGGACTTCCCGCAGGTTGGCGTCGTTGTGCTTTCGCAGTATTCCGACGCCGCCTACGCCACCGAGCTCTTTCGAGATGGCACCGACGGCCTCGGGTACCTGCTGAAGGTGTCCATCGGCGCCCTCGACGAGATCGTCAGCTCCCTGCGCGCCGTCGTCTCCGGACGGTCCGTGGTCGACCCCGCCGTCGTCGAACGCCTCGTCGAGCAACAGGTACGGCAGTCGCAGTCACCCCTGCGAGGGCTCACCTCACGCGAGCTCGACGTCCTTCGCGAAATGGCTGAGGGGCGCACCAACACAGCAATCGCCGAGGGGCTTCATCTCTCCGAGTCGGCGATAGAGAAGTACATCAGCACGATCTTCACCAAGCTCAACCTCGGCGAGGAACGCCGCGTCAGCCGACGTGTGGCCGCGGTGCTGACCTACCTGCGAGACCCCAACGGGCCCCACGCCGCCGGAGGCTCCACGGACACGGCGAACGGATGA
- the pstA gene encoding phosphate ABC transporter permease PstA, which produces MSTLDTASDRTTNASSVPTLGHPARGRELRDQLARVVMWLAFLLAIVPLLWILWTVVSKGAHLLLQPQWWSNSQKGITARHEGGGAVHAIQGTLIQGLTTAAISVPIGVMTAIYLVEYGRGRLAKAVSFMVDILTGVPSIVAGLFIYALWVTTFGFQRVGFAVCLALVLLMVPVVVRSTEEMLKLVPNELREASYALGVPKWKTIVRVVLPTAFSGIITGVLLGLARVMGETAPLLILGPYTKSIATDLFGGLMPTLPTMINQDRTESLQPAVDRVWASALTLILLILILNLAGRLVARLGSLKK; this is translated from the coding sequence ATGAGCACCCTCGACACCGCTTCCGACCGGACGACCAACGCGTCGTCGGTCCCGACCCTCGGGCACCCCGCCAGGGGACGGGAGCTGCGCGACCAGCTGGCCCGCGTCGTGATGTGGCTGGCATTCCTGCTCGCCATCGTGCCGCTGCTGTGGATCCTGTGGACGGTCGTCAGCAAGGGCGCGCACCTGCTGCTCCAGCCTCAGTGGTGGTCGAACTCGCAGAAGGGCATCACCGCCCGGCACGAGGGCGGCGGCGCCGTCCACGCGATCCAGGGCACCCTCATCCAGGGGCTGACGACTGCCGCCATCTCGGTCCCGATCGGCGTGATGACCGCGATCTACCTCGTGGAGTACGGCCGTGGCCGGCTCGCGAAGGCCGTTTCCTTCATGGTCGACATCCTCACCGGCGTGCCCTCGATCGTCGCCGGCCTCTTCATCTACGCGCTGTGGGTGACGACGTTCGGCTTCCAGCGGGTCGGCTTCGCGGTCTGCCTCGCGCTCGTGCTGCTCATGGTCCCGGTCGTGGTGCGCTCCACCGAGGAGATGCTCAAGCTGGTCCCGAACGAGCTCCGGGAGGCGTCGTACGCGCTGGGCGTGCCCAAGTGGAAGACCATCGTCCGGGTGGTCCTGCCGACAGCCTTCTCGGGCATCATCACTGGAGTGCTCCTGGGACTGGCCCGTGTCATGGGTGAGACCGCGCCGCTGCTGATCCTGGGGCCGTACACGAAGTCGATCGCCACCGACCTGTTCGGCGGGCTGATGCCGACCCTGCCCACGATGATCAACCAGGACCGGACGGAGAGCCTGCAGCCCGCAGTCGACCGCGTCTGGGCCTCCGCGCTGACCCTGATCCTCCTGATCCTCATCCTCAACCTGGCCGGCCGCCTCGTCGCCCGGCTCGGCTCCCTCAAGAAGTAA
- the pstC gene encoding phosphate ABC transporter permease subunit PstC, with the protein MSSVTGVSIADELPGPDARHSLTGDGAGTGRLGDRIFGGTARGAGILVIALVTLVGAFLLWQAIPALAHDKVNFLTSRQWTVDNPSDLRFGIVELLWTTLAVSAIGMVIAVPVGVAVALFITQYAPSWLSRPAANLVDLLAAVPSIVYGIWGLKTFGPVFEPVQGFLKHTLGWFPLFSDAGISGGSTILFVGIVLAIMVLPIVTALSREVFAQTPVTHTEGALALGATKWEMIRVAVLPFGKAGVISAAMLALGRALGETIAVTIILSTLSAGSAWSWSLFNGGETFASRIANNAGEFDSPAKTGAFIAAGLVLFVLTFIVNAIARIVIERRKAFIE; encoded by the coding sequence GTGAGCTCCGTAACCGGCGTTTCGATCGCTGACGAGCTGCCCGGACCCGACGCCCGCCATTCCCTGACCGGGGACGGCGCAGGCACTGGACGGCTTGGCGACCGGATCTTCGGTGGGACGGCACGGGGCGCCGGGATCCTCGTCATCGCCCTGGTGACACTCGTCGGGGCCTTCCTGCTCTGGCAGGCCATCCCCGCCCTCGCGCACGACAAGGTCAACTTCCTCACCTCGCGTCAGTGGACCGTCGACAACCCGTCGGACCTGCGGTTCGGGATCGTCGAGCTGCTCTGGACCACCCTCGCCGTGTCCGCGATCGGCATGGTCATCGCGGTCCCCGTCGGGGTGGCAGTGGCCCTGTTCATCACCCAGTACGCGCCGTCGTGGCTGTCCCGGCCGGCCGCCAACCTCGTGGACCTCCTCGCTGCGGTGCCCTCGATCGTCTACGGCATCTGGGGCCTGAAGACCTTCGGCCCGGTGTTCGAGCCGGTCCAGGGCTTCCTCAAGCACACCCTGGGCTGGTTCCCCCTCTTCTCCGACGCCGGCATCAGCGGCGGCAGCACGATCCTGTTCGTCGGCATCGTGCTGGCGATCATGGTGCTGCCGATCGTCACGGCGCTCTCGCGCGAGGTCTTCGCGCAGACGCCCGTGACCCACACCGAGGGCGCACTCGCGCTGGGTGCGACCAAGTGGGAGATGATCCGCGTCGCGGTGCTGCCGTTCGGCAAGGCCGGTGTCATCTCGGCCGCCATGCTCGCCCTCGGCCGCGCCCTCGGCGAGACCATCGCCGTCACGATCATCCTGTCGACGCTGTCCGCGGGCAGTGCCTGGTCCTGGTCGCTGTTCAACGGCGGCGAGACCTTCGCGTCGCGCATCGCCAACAACGCCGGGGAGTTCGACTCCCCCGCCAAGACCGGCGCGTTCATCGCGGCGGGCCTGGTGCTGTTCGTGCTGACGTTCATCGTCAACGCGATCGCGCGCATCGTGATCGAGCGCAGGAAGGCGTTCATCGAATGA